TTAAACCTGCTGGATTGTGTTCCCGAGATGGGGGAGGGGAACCGCATGCAGCCTTATAGAGGCATACGCGGCGGAAAGATGTTCAAGTTGATGTGAGAATTGCCATGAGAAAAACAATAAAAAGGTGTACTGCTGCCCGTTGGCAACAGTACACCTTTGCTAATTTACATACATAGAAGATACTTATCTGCGATCTTGAGGTCCACCGATAACGGCTTGCTCGGCAGTGTCGAGATCATATGCTGTATGCAATGCCTTAATGACGTCATGCAGCTTATCTCCGTCAATAACACAAGATACTTTGATCTCGGAAGTGCTCACCATCTTGATACTCACGCCTTCAGCGGAAATGACTTTGAACATCTTGGCAGCTACACCTGGGTGACTGACCATGCCTGCGCCAACAATGGAGATTTTAACGAGGTTCTCCTCAGATGTGACTTCACGGTAAGGCAAGCGGCTGTGAAGGCCTTCAATGACACGTAATGCGTTCTCACGATCAGACAGCGCCACAGAGAACGAGAAGTCCGCTTTGCCATCCATCACACCGCTCTGAACGATAATGTCCACATCCAGCTGATTGGATGCAAGCGCACCAAATACTTCGGCCAGAACTCCTGGTACATCCGGCACACCCAGAATACTGATGCGAGCCACATTTTTGTCATAGGCAATACCACTAACCACTACGCCTTGTTCCATTGCTGCTTCCTCCTTCACAACCGTTCCTTCATTATGGTTAAAGCTGGATCTTACGATTAAAGGTACACCGGAATGCTTCGCGTACTCTACTGCACGCGGATGCAACACCGCTGCTCCCAAATTAGCAAGTTCCAGCATTTCGTCATACGATATTTCCTTCAGCTTGCGCGCAACCTTAACGATCCGCGGGTCCGTAGAGTATATTCCGTCTACATCCGTATAGATCTCACACGCATCAGCCTTAATTGCTGCCGCCAGCGCTACAGCTGTTGTATCCGAACCACCACGACCCAGCGTTGTGATCTCGCCGTCTTCCGTCATGCCCTGGAAGCCTGCAACAATAACAATGTTGCCCTCGGCAAGTGCTGCATTCACACGGTCAGGTTGAATATCATGAATACGTGCTTTTCCGTGAACCGGCTCTGTGCGGAATCCCGCTTGCCAGCCCGTAAACGATACTGCCTTACGTCCAAGCGCTTGAATAGCCATCGATAACAAAGAGATGGAAATCTGTTCTCCTGTCGTTAAGAGCATATCCATCTCACGAGCAGGCAGATCACTATTCAGTTGTTTTGCCTGATCAATCAAATCATCTGTTGTATCCCCCATGGCCGAAACCACAACTACACACCGATGTCCTTCATCAGCTTTTTCTACAACACGTCCGGCTACACGCTTCATGCGTTCTGTATCTCCGACCGAGCTGCCCCCAAATTTCATGACGTACAATGACAACGCAAATCCACTCCCTACCTTGTGCAGTATGCATAATTAATGTCCATCGTCATTATTCTCTACGAGAAATGACTTTAACCCAGTATATTACGAAAGCGCCTGATAGGCTAATCTTTTTTCGAAAAAACCCTCTGCCAAAGGAATGGCAAAGGGTTGTTAATAACCTTTTTTAGCTTACAAGCTGTGAAAGTTACGCACGGGAAGAGTATTTACCTTCACGTGTGTCAATCAGGAGAACGTCACCTTCGTTAATGAACAAAGGAACTTGTACGTTCAAGCCTGTTTCCACTTTTGCATTTTTGGTAGCGCCTTGTGCAGTGTTACCTTTAACACTTGGCTCAGTCTCGATGACTTTCAACTCAACGCTTGTTGGCAAGTCAATTCCGAGAATTTCACCTTGGTAGCTAACGATCTTAACGACCATGTTTTCTTTCAGGAAGTTCAATTCCCATTCTAGTTGATCACTAGTCAATGTGAACTGATCATATGTTTCGTTATCCATGAACGTGTGCTCTGTACCGCTTGCATACAGGTAGGATACGCCACGGTTTTCGATGATGGCACGACCAATCGTTTCGCCTGCACGGAATGTTTTTTCAACGGTGTTACCGTTACGCAGGTTTTTCAATTTGGAACGTACGAAAGCAGCACCTTTACCTGGTTTAACGTGTTGGAAATCAAGCACGGTATAGATATCGTTATCTACTTGCACGGTCAAGCCTGTTTTAAAATCGTTTACTGAAATCACAAAAAATCCCTCCTGATATGGTTAAAAAGTAGGTGATATAAGACGATGAGTTAATGTAAAGGTGGGTTTATTCTGAATTGATGACCATGTGCGATGTGACCGTTACGGGTCCGGATCGTTCCTCCGATCGCTGTTGTCTCCTCATTTTCCCAACTAGATTTTAATAAGGTTTAAAATGAGGAGACAAAGGCGAGCGCTTCGCTTCTTCAGAATCGATTCCGCTCCCTTCACTACTTTTGCAATGGTCCATAACAATCAGCAATAACCTGTACCTTTATATTAAAAATCGTCTTATATCCCTGTGGCTGTAATTTAGCCGATTACGGTGAACTTCTTGTCCGACTTCGTGAGAATATGAATACCCGTCTCGGTAATCACTACGTCATCCTCGATACGCACGCCGCCAAGCCCGTCAATATATATACCCGGTTCAACGGTAACAACCATACCCGGTTTCAATACATCGTCGCTAAGCTTGGACAAACGAGGAGCTTCGTGAACTTCCATACCCAGACCGTGGCCTGTGCTGTGTCCGAATTGATCTCCATATCCGTGACCTGCAATGATATCACGAGCCAATGCATCTGCTTCCCGTCCGGTCATGCCCGGTTTCAGGTTCTCCAGCGTATGTAACTGAGCTTCCAGTACAATGTCATAAATTTTGCGCAGTTCAGGTACAGGTGTACCCGTTGCAATGGTACGTGTCAGATCTGAACAGTATCCGTCCAAAAGTGCACCAAAGTCAAATGTAATTAACTCATTTTGTCCGATGACCTTGCTGCTCGCTACACCGTGAGGCATAGCAGAACGTTCACCCGATGCTACAATGGTGTCAAACGAAGAGGACGTTGCTCCATGCTTGCGCATGAAAAACTCCATCTCCAGATCCACTTCACGCTCCGTCATACCTGGTTTTGCAAACTGCAAAACGTGGCTGAACGTGGCATCCGCCAGATCTGCTGCTCTCTGCATGACCGCGATCTCATCTTCATCCTTGAACATACGAAGTTGTTCCACGATCCCGGATACAGCTTTCAGTTCAATAGATTGAAGTGCTTCAGCATAAGCGGAATGCGTGCCAAATGTGACACTATCCTGCTCGAAGCCCACTGCTTTGATATTCGCGGATGCCAGTAGTTCACGCACTGTATCCATCGGCTTGGCTCCATGCTCCACAACGGTGAATCCTTTGGCTTGTTGAGGCGCTTGTGACATATAACGGAAATCAGTCAGCAGATATGCATCCTGTTCCGTAATCAGCACATATCCCGCCGAGCCTGTAAAACCCGTCATATAACGACGGTTAATCGGGTTTGTAATCAGCATTGCAGTGAGTTCATGCTCACGCATGGCTTCACGCAACTTATTTACTCGTTTGTTTTCCATCGGTAACCCTTCTTTCTCTCACATTCCCGGGTTCCCGGCTCAGGTTTGTTTGTCCAGATGACGCACAAGAGCCAGCAATCCCAGTTCATAGCTTACTTCGCCAAATCCGGCAATCTGCCCGATTGTTTCCGCTGCAATCACTGAATGATGTCTGAACGCTTCGCGTGCATGAATGTTGGATAGATGTACTTCAACCGTAGGGACTTTTACAGCATTGATTGCATCACGTATAGCATAGCTATAATGGGTAAATGCTCCGGCATTCAGTATTATTCCGTCTGCCTCACCCATAGCTGCATGAATGCGGTCAATGATGTCCCCTTCATGGTTCGATTGATAAAAAGCGATGGAGACGCCAATTTCATCAGCCTGTCTGCGAATTTTGTCCTCAATATCCTTCAGACTAAGCGTTCCATAGATGCCCGGTTCGCGTACACCAAGCATGTTCAGGTTCGGACCATTGATCACAATAATTCGTTTCATCGCTGCTCCACCCTCTCTGCAAATAACCATCTGCTATTTTAACACAGGCATTGCCGGATTGAGAAGCTTTTTTGCGCTATGCCCCCGCTTGCTCCGGCTCGCGTTTGCGTTCGTCCGTGTACTCCATGGCTACCGTGTAACCAATGAACAGCCCCCATAACAAAAAGAAACAGAGTTCCGTGATGATTGAATCCCACGTTAAACCGTTCAAAGGTTTCATCATCCCCAGTTTTGGTCCGACCAGTATAAAGAGAATCAGCCACCAGACGATTCCATATACCATGCCGGGTAACGGCCCTTTCAGTTTTCTAATCGTGAACGTGTAGAGTAAGGATGCCAAGATGGAGAAGACGATAAAAAACAGCCAGCCTGTCAAATGTCCTGCTGCGGTATATATATATTCATGTTTGAAAAAAGGCTCGGCCAGAAATCCAACAGGTACAATCGTAAAATGCAACAGATAGAATAGCCAATGTAGCCCACCCCAGATAAAACCGGCAAAAAAGCCAAGCTCTAACGCAAAGGAAAATGGCTTGGTGTAGTAGTGTGCTTGACCTTGCCTCTGGGTAGGGCGCCTGCCCTTGTCTTTTTGCTGCCGCTCATTGGGACGTTGACCTTCATCTTGTGATGTATCTTCATGCTTACGTTCTGTCATCGATATTCTCCTTCATTCAGTTGATAATCCCGCATTATGCCTCGAATTTTCGCTCCGATTCTACGAGGTAGTATGTTCAAAACAGGACAATCTTAACAACATCCTTCAAGGTTTGACTCACAAACTAGAAATTGGTCTCAAAATTCGATACAATAGGGTTATTAAACTGCCTTTGATCGCGAAGGCCTAGAACAGAATAGGAAGGTGAATAATTTGCCTCAACAATCCAAGCCTGTCAGCTATGGGGGGCAAGCTGTCATTGAAGGCGTAATGTTCGGTGGGAAACATGTCAACGTTACAGCTGTTCGTAGAAAAGACGGCGAAATTACGTATCTGGAAGTTCCCAAGCAAGACAAGTCCTGGGTCACGAAATTGCGGCGGATTCCTTTATTACGCGGAATTGTCAGCATTATAGATTCAA
This Paenibacillus xylanexedens DNA region includes the following protein-coding sequences:
- a CDS encoding M24 family metallopeptidase, encoding MENKRVNKLREAMREHELTAMLITNPINRRYMTGFTGSAGYVLITEQDAYLLTDFRYMSQAPQQAKGFTVVEHGAKPMDTVRELLASANIKAVGFEQDSVTFGTHSAYAEALQSIELKAVSGIVEQLRMFKDEDEIAVMQRAADLADATFSHVLQFAKPGMTEREVDLEMEFFMRKHGATSSSFDTIVASGERSAMPHGVASSKVIGQNELITFDFGALLDGYCSDLTRTIATGTPVPELRKIYDIVLEAQLHTLENLKPGMTGREADALARDIIAGHGYGDQFGHSTGHGLGMEVHEAPRLSKLSDDVLKPGMVVTVEPGIYIDGLGGVRIEDDVVITETGIHILTKSDKKFTVIG
- the aroQ gene encoding type II 3-dehydroquinate dehydratase, which translates into the protein MKRIIVINGPNLNMLGVREPGIYGTLSLKDIEDKIRRQADEIGVSIAFYQSNHEGDIIDRIHAAMGEADGIILNAGAFTHYSYAIRDAINAVKVPTVEVHLSNIHAREAFRHHSVIAAETIGQIAGFGEVSYELGLLALVRHLDKQT
- a CDS encoding aspartate kinase: MSLYVMKFGGSSVGDTERMKRVAGRVVEKADEGHRCVVVVSAMGDTTDDLIDQAKQLNSDLPAREMDMLLTTGEQISISLLSMAIQALGRKAVSFTGWQAGFRTEPVHGKARIHDIQPDRVNAALAEGNIVIVAGFQGMTEDGEITTLGRGGSDTTAVALAAAIKADACEIYTDVDGIYSTDPRIVKVARKLKEISYDEMLELANLGAAVLHPRAVEYAKHSGVPLIVRSSFNHNEGTVVKEEAAMEQGVVVSGIAYDKNVARISILGVPDVPGVLAEVFGALASNQLDVDIIVQSGVMDGKADFSFSVALSDRENALRVIEGLHSRLPYREVTSEENLVKISIVGAGMVSHPGVAAKMFKVISAEGVSIKMVSTSEIKVSCVIDGDKLHDVIKALHTAYDLDTAEQAVIGGPQDRR
- the efp gene encoding elongation factor P, with the translated sequence MISVNDFKTGLTVQVDNDIYTVLDFQHVKPGKGAAFVRSKLKNLRNGNTVEKTFRAGETIGRAIIENRGVSYLYASGTEHTFMDNETYDQFTLTSDQLEWELNFLKENMVVKIVSYQGEILGIDLPTSVELKVIETEPSVKGNTAQGATKNAKVETGLNVQVPLFINEGDVLLIDTREGKYSSRA
- a CDS encoding YqhR family membrane protein, yielding MTERKHEDTSQDEGQRPNERQQKDKGRRPTQRQGQAHYYTKPFSFALELGFFAGFIWGGLHWLFYLLHFTIVPVGFLAEPFFKHEYIYTAAGHLTGWLFFIVFSILASLLYTFTIRKLKGPLPGMVYGIVWWLILFILVGPKLGMMKPLNGLTWDSIITELCFFLLWGLFIGYTVAMEYTDERKREPEQAGA